The Halomarina salina DNA window TCCCACTCAGCCGTCGGTACGTACCAGTCGACGCGGACTCGGTCAGACACCGAGACCACCTCTTGGTCCTCCCTCCCCTATGGGATGGGGGATTCGGGTGGTGCCACAACCACCACTCACCCTTACCATAGGGGAGGGAGGGGAGGGGGGAGAGACTCTCCTTCCCCATCCATCGTCATAGTGGTTGACCGCAAACCGCCAGACAGCACCGCCGAGGTGTGCGGTCCGGGGGGCGGCCTCGATACCGACCGACCGCTTCGCGTCGCTGTTCGAAGAAAAAAGATTTCTTCGAGTGAGGGCGGCGACCGGCGTCAGCGGGGAGTGGGTCATCGGCAAATCCCCTTCCGGCACCGAGGGCACTCGCGAGCGTCGTCGCGAAGTGTCGACCCACAGTTCGGGCAGTAGTCGCCGCAGACGCCCTCGATAGGCGTGAGACCGCGCTCGTCGGAGCTGCTGTTGTGCTGGCTATCCGTCTCGGCCGTGTTGTCGATGAGTGTCGCGTGCATGGTAGATGGTAGCACGCGGCTCTCTCCGGGAAGTAGAGTTCCGGGAAACTACGTGGAAGTCTCTCCCGAAGGTTCAAGAGCAGGGAAAACGAAGGGGAGGATGTTCAAGGGTCCTTCCCTTCGTTTTCACGCTCGTCAGCCGCGCGTGAGTTGTTTTGGCGTTATGTGGCAGTTTGTGACTGTGTGTCCTGATGGACCCCTCCCACTTTAGTACGTCGGAGGGCCCGCTGGACACTGTTCCGGTCACTCCATCATCCCGCCGCTCAGTTCAGCGAACGTCGAGCAGCTGGGGCAGGCGAGGAGGTCGCCATCGTTGTCCGCGAAAACGCGAACAAACGCCTGGGAGACGTGTCCGCCGCATTCGTCGCATTCGGGCATGGGTCACTCCTCCTCGCGCTGGTTCCGCTGGTAGGCGCGCTGGTCGTGTCGGTACTGGCCGGTCAGGTCTTCGAGCGTCTCCCTCGCGTCGAGGACGGTCCGCACGTCCTCGGTCTGCATCGCGTTGAGGTCGACGTCGTCGATTGCATCGACAACGTCAGTGAGTCCGTCAGCGGCCCGCTCGAAGCCCTCGGCGCGTCCGGGTGTCATTCGCGCCCCTCGTGACAACTGTAGTTGTCGTCATACTCCTCATCGGAGTAGAACCCACGAGGCTCGTGGTCGTACGGGGGGACGGCGCGGTGGGGCTCGGTGTCCTCCTCGTCCTCGTCGCTATCCTCGAGAATCTCGCCGTCGTCACCGGCGACGATGATTTCACCGCCGTCGGTCGCGACGCGCGTTTCCGGCACGCCGGCGTCGTCGAGGCCGAGGTAGCTGACGAGGAGCTCGTCGACGGCGCCGAGGTCGATCCACTCGGGGATCTCCCGCTCGCCGACGTGGAACGCGACCCTTCTCTGGTGCTTGCACTCGACGCCACGGTACTGGGCGTCGGGGCAGGTACAGGAGGATGTATCGCGGTCGACGGTGTATCGGTCGCCGCCCTCACCGTAGACGTCGTACACGCCGGGGGCCTCCTCGACGACGAGGAGGTAGTCAGTCAGCGCGCGAACGTCCCGCTCGCTGAGGTCGATACGCTCTTCCGCCGCTGTGTCGAATTGCGTCATGGTTGTCCAGTCTTGAGACAACCGGCCCGGGTGGGTCCAAGCACCCGGGCGCTTTCCGAACGCAACGCCCCGAGGGACCGGTCTGTCTCTATTACTTCGTACCATCGGAGGTAACTTAGTTCTGTCGGTGGGAGGTTTTTAGTAGCACTATGCCGAATGCTTAGGTATGAACGAAGAGACCAGCGTTGGACGTCCTCCGAGGGTGACCGACGCGGACATTATTGAGGTATTCGCGAGGGCCGAGACTCCTGTCCTCACCACCTCGATGGTTGCTGAAGAGCTCCCGATCGGGAGTCGAGCGACTCTCGACCGACTCAAAGGCCTCCGCGAGAAGGGCGACCTCGACAGCATGGACGTCGGCTCGCGCGCTCAGGTATGGTGGGTGCCAGAAGACGACTCATCGTCAGCTGACGACTTTGAGGCCGGGTTCGGAGCCTTCGCGGGAACGGACTTCGCCGAGCGTGCTCGCGAGGTCGAGGAAAAATTCAATGAGGACGCCAAGGAGCGCGATGCCCTTTCTCGTTGACAGCAGCTTCGCCATCGACTATCTCAACGAGCAGCAGTACACGATCGAGGTCCTTCGTTCGCCACCCGATCTCGTCGGGAGAGTGGTTGACGAGTCGAATCCGGGGTACAAGATTCCGTCCCCAGTTCTGTATGAACTCTACGTGGGAGCCCGCCGGGCAGACAGCGATTCTGAGTCACCGGCGACTGTTGACTCCGCCCTCTCGTGGGCCGACCCTGTGCCATTTTCCAGAGCCGATGCACTCGAGGCCAGCGCGATAAAAGACGAGCTTCTTAATGAGGGAAACATCATCAACGAGTTTGATATCCTAATCGCTGGGATTGCCCGTAGAAGGGACTTGACGGTTCTTGCGACGGATAAAGACTACTCGGACGTCGATGACCTCTCTGCATTTGTTATCGCCCCGAATCAGCGTGATTCGTAGAGTGCGGAAATAGCGTTTTAGTAACGCTCCTCTGCCAACTTGCTATACTTCTCCGCCCGGTTTTCCTTATGATACTCGGTTTCGCACTGGCGCGAGCAGAACTTCTTGGAAAGCCGTGGTGGGTCTCCGGGAGTAGGAGCAGAAAGACGCCGCTCGCACCTAAGACACTGAGGGTGCATTATTTGGACAACTCACGGCCTGCTACTTCAAGATTCGGAGAGTGTATGTGGTTGGTCTCCCAACTCAGCCAAGGCTGGTCAGGCGACCGGTCGCTATGGAGGGCGACGGGTTACCTATAGCTACATCTGGGAGAGGTAAAGCGTTTTCGCCTGTCGTCGGGCGATTTACAACGATTCGGAGTCGACGAGCGACCACCGGCCGCCGCCCTTCGGTTTCTCGACGTCCTCATACTCCTCGAGGGCGGGTTTCACCACTGAGCGCCACCATCCGCCGCGGTAACGACTTTCTCGCTCTGGATCCGGGACGTCATAGCCGACGGTGTGCTTCGGCATGACCTGGTCGACGAGGTCAGCTCGCGACGTCGGGCCGTGCTCTCGGAGGTACTCGCGGACGGCGAGGACGGCCGCTACGCACGCCTCGCGGTCCCGCGTGCTGGGGAAGCTTACGGCGTCGAGCACCGTCTGCTCGTCGCTGTCACCGCCGGGGCTGTCACCGTCCGGTTCGTCGACCGGCGCGGCCGTGACACCGCTCCCCTCTCCCCGGGGCGCGGTCGGAGTGTCGTCGGCGCTCTCGTCTGTGCGCTCGTGGGCACGGACATGGGGGCGCTCGTCGGCACCGTTGCTTTCGTACGTGCGTTCGTACGCACTCTCGTCGGTTCCTTCATGGGTCCGGTCGTCGGTGCTCGTCTCGGCGCTTATCACCGCGACGACGTCGGGGTCCCAGTAAACGACTGACCGGCCACCGGCTTCGAACCGGCCAATTTTCTCGGCGTACGCAAGCGTCGAGAGGCGGTCGTTGACGGTCCGTTTCGAGGCGTCGAGGTGGGCAGCGACCTCGCTGGCCGTCGTCACGGGCCGTCCGGTCGCTCGATGGAGCTCGCCAATCGCGTTGAGCACGTCGTCGGGGGTGAGTGTCATACTGACCAGCGAGGAGCCAACACCTATGAGCGTTCCGACGAGCGTGCCCACGTGCGCATCAACACAATCGTCTATGGGCTGATATCGAACCGGCTCATACTGCTGTCAGTGAGAAGTGTTCGGTTCCTTATTCTAATCTCCGTCAGGTATTTACCTGCAAATAAGATATATATGGACGTATGGTTGAGTTACCAGACAAAGATAGAACGAATTGGGCGAAATCCGGAGCGAAGTTTGCAGTTAGCGCAATTGGGGCCGGTATACTCAGTCTCTTTTGGACTGGGTGGGCGAGGTTTGCGCTTGCGCAGAATCAGGTTTCGCCCTGGCTGATTATCGGGAGCGTGACGCTTGCGATCGTGCTCATCGTCACCGGCTACGCGGTCACCCTGGGCAACCTCTACGAGGTCGCAATTGCCTCCCGTCGCTGAGGTTTGGGTCCCTCAGCGAGGGTAATCATTCTAATCCATGCTCACGGGCCTATAGTCATTCCGCTGCCGTATGGCGATTTTCCTATCTTAGGTCATTCCAGCAGAAATACCTGGTCAATATTTCCGCTTTTCATGTCAGCTCGGCCGAGAAGTCGGACCCTATAGGGATTCTTGAATCTCAGACAATACAATGGTATCAGACATTATGCTAATCAAAACTGTTTTAGTGTCACACCGTATATTCCTGTCTGACACCGCCACGTACCACAACCCAGGTGTCTCAAGAACCACGTCAGTCAGTCCGCGTCGCTCTCTGTACGAGGGTGACAAAGAATGATACCGCGTGGTCGCAGGCCGTGGCAGCGGCCCGACGATACCTCTCTCGTGGCGGTCACCGGCAATCCGTTTCCTGGCTCCGCATCACGTACAGCACGAGGAACAGCCAGCCAGCCGGATGACCGGCAGCCAGCAGTGTTGCACTCGCCGTGATGAGGGCCGCGGTGACCGCATGGTTGTTCTCACACGCCATGCAGTTGAGGCGGTTAGTCGCGCGTCCGGGGTGCCTCACGTCCCTGACGCTATCTGTCGATTCTCGCACGGGTACAAAAACCGTTCGGGACTTGGGGTCGTGTGCACTTCGAGACTGCCAGCGACGTTGAATCGACAGGGAATCGTACTACTCGCTGTCCGTTTGCCGCTGGCTCTCGACTCGCTCCGAAGGACTCACGTTGCGCTCACCGACGACGTCGCCGATGCGTCCTCGACAACCGAGTAAATTGACCTCCGGGCGTCGTCCTCGCCGTCTCGCTTGTCGACGACCCCTGCCTCACGGAGTTGCTTCAGCGCCTTCGCGAGCGTTGACTCGGGCATTTCGAGGTCATCGCGCAACTCTCCGAAACAGGCCTCTCCGTCCCACTGCAGCCGGTTGAGCGCTACTTTCGCGGGATACGTCAGTTGGTGTGCAGAGTTCATTGTGTGAATGGTTGATGTTATCAAATCGAACTAGTTAAGTCTCTGGAACGTGATTGTCTATATGCCCCCTTCAAGGCGCGAAGGGCCACTTTTCGGCCTTTCCCGGATACTTAGCTGCGCGTACGTTCGCCGGTTCGACGCATCGCCCGTTTTCCGTTCTCGTGGAGGTTCTCACCCGGACCGCCGTCCAGGCTTGGGACCGGCGTCACCGTCGCGGAAGGCGGCGGTGATAATCTGCTCGACCTGCTTCTTCGAGAGCCCCTCCTCGCGGAGGAGCTGGCGCATTTCCTCGCGAGAGGCCGAGCGCTCGATCGTCGGCGCGGAGACGGTCACCGACGAGTCACCAAGCGCCCCCTCGCGAGCGTTCGCCTGCGCGATCTGCCGTGCCAACTCCGGACCCGACGGGAATTGACCGCCGTCGACGTCCGCGTTAACGCTGGGTGGATCGGGAGCGTTGACCGTCGGCGTCGCCACCTGGACACCGGGGAAGAGGCCAGCCATCTGACCGACTCCCGAGAGAGCACCGTTCACGCCGTTGGGCTGAGCGGCGAGCGGGCCGACGTCCAGCGCACCCATCGACGGCATAGCCGTGCTGAGGACCGACGCGAGCGTGGACGCGAGCGACCCCTCCCCGCGTTGGGCTCCGGAGGCCATCGTCTCGGGGAGCGCTTGCCCGCGGGCCGTCAGGTTGCTCAGTGGACCGCGTTCGGCGTCGCTCCCTGGGAGGTACGAAGCGACGTCGTCGACGACTCCCTCGACGGCACCGGCGACCGCGTCCGGCGCGGACGTGACGCCGTTGACAAGTGCGTCGACGAGGCCCGCCCCGGCGTCATACCACCACTGACCAACCTTCGGGAGCATGGTCTCCGGGGTGAGGATGCTCGCGAGCGTCACGTCAAGGCCAGTGCCGAGCTGACTGGCGACGGCACCGCCAAGGTCGCCCAGTCCGCCGAGAACCTCACCGGTCGACGGAATAGCGTTGCGGAGCGACGTCCGGACGTCCTGAACCCCCGACTCAACCCCGTCGACGAAGCCTCCGATCGGCGATCCGACGAGGCGGTCGAACTGCTCGCCCGCCCAGCCCGCCGCGTCGCCCGCGGCGCGGAGACCGAGGACGAGCGGTCCGAGCGTCAGCATCCCGGCCGTCCGGGCGACGTCACCGGCGGTGTCGGCCCACCCTTCGAGCGGGCGGAGGGTCCGGGCAACAGTATCACCTGCAGCGTCGAACTGGTCGCCGACCCACTGGACGACGTTGCCGACGTCCTCCGCACGGGTCGCGAGCGCCTCAGCCGTCCGTGGGAAGCGCTGCTCGAAGGCGGACCACAGGCCGGTGAGCGACGCCTGCACCCCAGCGACGGAGTCAGACACCGCCGACTCGACACCCGCGAGTGGGTTGCCGATGTCGAGTGCCGGGAGCGAGAGACTCGGGAGCGACCAGTTGCCGATGTCGAGTCCGACAGACGCCGTCGCCTGCTCTCCGAGCTTCAGACTCGGGATAGACGGCCACGAGAACTCGGGGACGATAGCATCCCACCCAGGCCACTCAACGTAGTCACCGAGGTCGACGCCGGTGACGAATTCAGTCAGGGCCAGGGGTGGGAAGAATACCGTCCAGGAGAACCCACCGAGCGCCCCTGCTATCGCGCCGGGAACGTCAGCGGCGGCGCTCGCCGCCTGTCCCGGAAGTGAGGAGAGGAACTCGCCGGGGTCGAACCCCCGGATAGAGTCGGCCACCCCCCGGATGGTTCCTGGGAGCTCGACGAGTGGCGCGAGCAGCGCCGCGGCCGACTCAGCGAGTCCGCCGACCGACGCTGCCGCCTCGTCGATACCGCCGCCAGTCAGCGCGTTGACGAGGTTATAGAACGCTTCGAATGGTGCGAGGACGACACCGAGGCCGAGACCTGCGAGCGCCCCGGCGAGGTCGAGGACCGCGCCGGCGAGGTCGAGCGTCCACCCGAGGAGGTCGCCACCGAGACCGACGAGCGCGCTCACGGGTCCGAGGACGGCGTCGATGGTGCCGCCGAGGTCGGAGACGGCGGCACCGACGAGCAGGGCCCCCGCGGCGAGGGCGACCCAGCCGATGGGGCCCAGCGCTACCATGAAGGAGACGGCTGCAGCAGCAGCAGCGTAGAACGCGCCGGTCACACCGACGCCCATGACCGTCGAGAGGACGGACGACGCGGCCGCAGCGGCGTAACTCGCACCCGTCGTCGCGTACGTCGCCGCCGCGCTCGCCGCCGCCGCAACCTTCTGTCGGGCGAGGGCGAGGGAGAGACGGTTCGTCGCCGCCGCGTAGAGGTTCTGGGCGGCGGCCGCACCGTTGCTCGCGATGGTCCGTGCATTCGTTGCGGCCGTCGACGCCCAGGTCGCCGCCGCGCTCGCCCGTTCGGCAGCGGTTGACCGCCACGTCGCGAGCGTTGCCGCCGCCTGCGCGCCTTTCTGTCTCGTGAGAGCGAGGAGATTCCCCTGAAGGGCAGCGGTGTAGACAGCCTGAGCGCCAGCAGCGGCCCGTGAAGCAGCCGCGGCCCCTCGCTGGGCCATCGCCTGGGCCCACGTCGCGGACGCCGAGTCAGCGGCGAGGGCGGCCTGTAGGCGACTCCTCGCGATGGTCATCCCGAGCGAAGCGGTGAGGGCCACCCCGGCGGCGGCCGTCGCGAACATCGCCGCACCGAACACCTTCAGTGCGCCGGGAACGGCAGTGACGACGTCAGCGAACGCGACGAGGCCGTCGAGGATGATGCTCAGTGCCGGTCGGAAACCCGCATACATCGAATAGGCGGCGCTCTGCGCTGAACCGGCGAGATAGCGCAGGCGACCATTGACGGTGCTGAGTTTGTCCGAGGCGAGTTCCCCGGCCGTCACCGCCGACTCCATCGACGAGGCGAGGGAGTCGACTGACGTCCCGGCCTCAAGTTCGCCAGCGAGGTACTCCGCGGCCCCATCTCCGACGTTCAGACCGACCTTGATTTGCTGCTGGAGCTCCTCCTGGTCGACCTCTTCGGAGAGCTGCTGGAACTGACTCAGCACCTCCTCCCGATTCATGTCCGGGGAGAGGGAGACGCCGAGGTCGGTCGTGCGCTGGTCAAGTGCCGATGCCTCGGCCTCCCTCAGCGCGTCAATCGCGGACTGCAGGTTGGCCGCGGACACCTGATTGATTTTCTCGGAGAGGTCGCCAACTCGGTTGACGAGGACCGCGGCCCCAGACGCTGCTTCGCGGCCGAAGAGCTGTTGAAGAATGCGGGTCCGTTGCTGGGAACCCATGTCTTTCATCCGCGACTGCAGTTTCTGGAACACCGTGTCCAGACTCAGGAGATCCCCCTCCTGGTCGCTGAAGTCGCTGATGCTCAGTCCGAGGGTTTTCAGCGCTTCGGCGGCCTTCCCGGACGGATCCGAAAGCGAGGCAAGGATGCCTCTGAGAGTAGTCCCTGCCCTGCTCGACCTGATGCCAGCATCGGACAATATTCCAGCAGCCCCAGCCGTGGTAGCAAGGTCCTGAGACGCCGTGTTAGCCTGCGACGACACGTATGAGAGCGTCTCGGAGAGCTCGCTGAGTTCGACGTCCGACGAGGCGAACACGCTTGACATCGTGCTCGCGACATCCCCTGCTTTCGAGGCTTCGAGCCCGAACGACGAGAGCGTACTCGTGACCGATCTGGTGGCATCGGCCAGCGACATCTGAGAGACAGTCGCCAGCTCAGCCACCTCGTCGATAGCGGCGATTGATTCCTTCGCGTCGAGGCCGCTGTATGCGAGGTATTTGAACCCCTGTGCGATTTGACCGGCGCTCTGAGTCGTCGTCGCGGCGAGTTCCTGGGTCGTGTCTCGCATCGCCGAGAGTTCCGACGAGGTGGCTCCCGTGACGCTCTGGACCGTCTGAAACGTCTCGTCGATGTTCGCGCCCTGCCGGGCGATGAGACCGAGGCCGACGGTGAGGCCCGCGGTGACGGCACCGACGCCAAGGAACGCCGATCGGAGGTCGTCAGCACGGGACCCTGCCCGATCCAGCGAGTCGCCCGCCTGGTCGGCCGCCTCATCAACAGTTGCGAGACCAGCGACAGCTTGGTCGGCGTCGACCCGTATCTCGACGAAGAGACGGCGAACGAGGCCGCCCGACACCACGGTCAGGCCACCTCCGAACGGACGACGGTGCTGCTGCTGGCGATACGACTCGCTGGTGAGGTGGGGGACTGTGAGGACATGGCTGAGCGGGGGAGGAGGGCGATGGCTGGCGAGCGATTCGACGGAGACGTGGGGTGTGCCCTATCGAGGACCGGCGAGGCCCCGGAAGTAGCCTTCTCGGAAAATTCCCGGCAGGCTCAGAGAACGATACCTAATGCGGAGGAGGTGAGGGGGAAGTTGAGTGCGGAGAGGGTGCCGGGGGAGGAGTGGTAGATGCCGGTACTGGGAGTCAGGTGGGAGTCAGATTGACGAGTGTGGGTCCCAGGTGGGAGTCACCGAAGCGAGCCCAGGGAAGTCGGGTCGTTGGACTGTAGCTCGCGAAGGTTCTCGATTTCGTCGAGGTACTCGTCGGCACGGAGCCAGGTGAGACACTCCGCGGCGAGGAGGACTGCGTGCCACGGCGTCAGGTGGTCGAGGACAGGCCGGAGTGGGGATGGCTCGTCGACGAGGATAGACAGCGTCCGGTGAGCCCAGGTCTCGACATCCTTGACGGGGTCGAAAAGGGCCCGTCCCTCCTGGTAGCTCTCGGGTTCTGACACCCGGAAGCGGATGCCAAACCAAATGAGGTCCGTACTCCGGTGCTCTTCGAGCGCCGAGAGGTCTTGGCTCTCGTAGTCGATCGCGTCGACGTTGTCTGTGGGGTCAGTCACTGGTCGTCCTCCTGGCTGAGTGCGGTGAGGCCCTTGGCGAGCTCGTCGAGGAGTGCGCCTTGGGACTCCCGATTGATTCGGTGGTGGTACTCACGGGTCTCGTCGGGTAGCTCGTCGCGCTCTCCACTCTCGTACTCCCGGAGGACCTCCCAGTGGTCGACGTCATCCGACTCGGGTGCGTCGGCCATCACAGGGTCACCCCGGCGAGCGTCTTCGTCAGCGTTCTCTCCGCGACGTCCTCGGCGACCTGATGGGCGTACTCCCCGGCGGGCCCGATAACCGGTCGGGCCGGGATGTTCTGCTCCGGGACGCCGTGCTCGTGAATCGCGATAAGCTTCGCCGCCTCGTCGGTCGTCGGGCCGACACGGGCGGTGTCACCCTCTGCGGAGACACCCATCGCCTCGCGTGTCTCACCAGTGTCGATGAGTGGTGTCGACCCGCCCTTTTGCCGGATAGTCTCCGGTGCATTAGGGGCCCACGCCCCACCGAGGGCGTTCTTCCCAGCGGACCAGTTCTCGCGAACTGTCTCGTTGACGTCCGTCGCGATGGACTCGGCGATACTCCCCTCGGCAGCGCGGAGTGCCGCCCGTACCGCCGGGATGCGGTTCTCGTCACGGACAGCGTTAGGCATCGAATCTCACCGGTTCGTCGAGGTCGCGCATGGCCTCCCGGATGCTCGCAGCAACGGTGTCGGAGAAGTGCTCGCGGTCCCCCGCCGTGAACTCGTCACGCTCCTGGCGGACCTGCTGGGCTGTCGCTGCGTCTTCGAACTCCAACTCGACACCATCCTCGGGGCCGTGGGTCTCCTCCTCGACGAGGTCCGCGAGGCGGCGCTCAAGCGAGCGCTTCGTCGGGCGGGCCATCTATCGGTCCCTCCGGTCCCAGGGGTTCTTCTCGGCCTGTCGACGTTTGAAGCCCTCATACCCGGCGGGAGTGGCAGTCCCATTCCCGCGATTCGTCCGGTTCTCCTCGGCCTGCTCAGCGCGCTTTTTCTCGTTCCTGAGCTTCGCGGCGGGAGAGAGGGTCACCGAGGGCTGTCGCGACCGCATCGACGAGTTGCCGCGCGGTCGTGACTCGTCGCGGTTACCCATCCCAGCGGTCGGCATCTCGGTCTCCTTCTCCTCGCCGTTCGACCGCGGCGAGACCTCCTCTGCGATTTCGAGAAGCGCCTGCGCGTTCTTCCCGTGGGGAGTGATGGAACTGTTCGCACGGAGGGTCCGGCGAGCGTCGTCGATCGCGTCGACGAGTTCGAACACTCGCGACTCCGGCATATCCTCGACGTATTCGGAGGGTAGGTCGCTCTCCGCAGCGAGTTGGCGGCGGGCGGGGGTGGAACTGACGGCGTCGGTGCTACTGGTGCTGTTGTCGGACATGGT harbors:
- a CDS encoding SWIM zinc finger family protein, whose product is MYDVYGEGGDRYTVDRDTSSCTCPDAQYRGVECKHQRRVAFHVGEREIPEWIDLGAVDELLVSYLGLDDAGVPETRVATDGGEIIVAGDDGEILEDSDEDEEDTEPHRAVPPYDHEPRGFYSDEEYDDNYSCHEGRE
- a CDS encoding phage tail tape measure protein, producing the protein MDETFQTVQSVTGATSSELSAMRDTTQELAATTTQSAGQIAQGFKYLAYSGLDAKESIAAIDEVAELATVSQMSLADATRSVTSTLSSFGLEASKAGDVASTMSSVFASSDVELSELSETLSYVSSQANTASQDLATTAGAAGILSDAGIRSSRAGTTLRGILASLSDPSGKAAEALKTLGLSISDFSDQEGDLLSLDTVFQKLQSRMKDMGSQQRTRILQQLFGREAASGAAVLVNRVGDLSEKINQVSAANLQSAIDALREAEASALDQRTTDLGVSLSPDMNREEVLSQFQQLSEEVDQEELQQQIKVGLNVGDGAAEYLAGELEAGTSVDSLASSMESAVTAGELASDKLSTVNGRLRYLAGSAQSAAYSMYAGFRPALSIILDGLVAFADVVTAVPGALKVFGAAMFATAAAGVALTASLGMTIARSRLQAALAADSASATWAQAMAQRGAAAASRAAAGAQAVYTAALQGNLLALTRQKGAQAAATLATWRSTAAERASAAATWASTAATNARTIASNGAAAAQNLYAAATNRLSLALARQKVAAAASAAATYATTGASYAAAAASSVLSTVMGVGVTGAFYAAAAAAVSFMVALGPIGWVALAAGALLVGAAVSDLGGTIDAVLGPVSALVGLGGDLLGWTLDLAGAVLDLAGALAGLGLGVVLAPFEAFYNLVNALTGGGIDEAAASVGGLAESAAALLAPLVELPGTIRGVADSIRGFDPGEFLSSLPGQAASAAADVPGAIAGALGGFSWTVFFPPLALTEFVTGVDLGDYVEWPGWDAIVPEFSWPSIPSLKLGEQATASVGLDIGNWSLPSLSLPALDIGNPLAGVESAVSDSVAGVQASLTGLWSAFEQRFPRTAEALATRAEDVGNVVQWVGDQFDAAGDTVARTLRPLEGWADTAGDVARTAGMLTLGPLVLGLRAAGDAAGWAGEQFDRLVGSPIGGFVDGVESGVQDVRTSLRNAIPSTGEVLGGLGDLGGAVASQLGTGLDVTLASILTPETMLPKVGQWWYDAGAGLVDALVNGVTSAPDAVAGAVEGVVDDVASYLPGSDAERGPLSNLTARGQALPETMASGAQRGEGSLASTLASVLSTAMPSMGALDVGPLAAQPNGVNGALSGVGQMAGLFPGVQVATPTVNAPDPPSVNADVDGGQFPSGPELARQIAQANAREGALGDSSVTVSAPTIERSASREEMRQLLREEGLSKKQVEQIITAAFRDGDAGPKPGRRSG
- a CDS encoding DUF7563 family protein; amino-acid sequence: MPECDECGGHVSQAFVRVFADNDGDLLACPSCSTFAELSGGMME
- a CDS encoding helix-turn-helix domain-containing protein → MNSAHQLTYPAKVALNRLQWDGEACFGELRDDLEMPESTLAKALKQLREAGVVDKRDGEDDARRSIYSVVEDASATSSVSAT
- a CDS encoding zinc-ribbon domain-containing protein produces the protein MHATLIDNTAETDSQHNSSSDERGLTPIEGVCGDYCPNCGSTLRDDARECPRCRKGICR
- a CDS encoding phage virion morphogenesis protein; translated protein: MPNAVRDENRIPAVRAALRAAEGSIAESIATDVNETVRENWSAGKNALGGAWAPNAPETIRQKGGSTPLIDTGETREAMGVSAEGDTARVGPTTDEAAKLIAIHEHGVPEQNIPARPVIGPAGEYAHQVAEDVAERTLTKTLAGVTL
- a CDS encoding PIN domain-containing protein, producing MPFLVDSSFAIDYLNEQQYTIEVLRSPPDLVGRVVDESNPGYKIPSPVLYELYVGARRADSDSESPATVDSALSWADPVPFSRADALEASAIKDELLNEGNIINEFDILIAGIARRRDLTVLATDKDYSDVDDLSAFVIAPNQRDS